CAACTGGACGCCCCCGAGAACATCTACAGCTATCCCAAGAGCCGCTTTGTGGCTGACTTTATCGGCCAGTGCAATTTGCTGGATGCCACCATTCGCGAAATTGGCCCAGAGCGCATGAAGGTAGAGATTGCCGGCGTCGGCATGGCCGAAGCGCTGCCCGTTGCGGGAGCCACCGTCGGCCAGCAAGGCACGCTCACCCTGCGTCCCGAGAAAATCAAACTGGCCGCAACCCTGCCCACCGGCGTGGCCGACGAAGTCCACTTCAAAGGCACAGTGCATGACTGCCTGTATCTGGGCGACGTGACTGTGTACATCGTCGAACTGGAAAACGGTACGAAAATTGAGACCATGCTGCCCAACGCCGCATCGGGCCGCGCGCGCTTCTTTGATGACAATGATCAGGTAGAACTGGCATGGCGTTTCGACGCTGGCCATTTCTTGCTGGCGTGATGAGAGGCAGCCAGGGCCTGTCCCCATTTGTTTTGCAACCACCGCAGCCTTGAGCGGCTGGTCAGGCAAGAAATGAGGAGAGACGTCTGGTTATTCCAGATGAACGACGAATGACACTGCATGACTAGCCGGGCAAGGCTGCCCGAAGGGTTCTAGCCCGCAAGCCGCCATACGGTGTTGTGAACCTTGCCAATGAAATAACCATTGCCCGCGGTTCACGCCTTGTCTGGCGGCTTGCGGACCAGAACGGTGACTGCAAAACAAATGAGGACCGGCCCTAATGGCGCGCTCAAAAAACCTGGCAAAGTGGCTGATTTCCGGCCCGCCGCTGCTATATCTGATCTTCTTCTTTGCCATCCCTACGGCATTGATGGCGTTTGCGGCATTCCGCTTTCCCGGCGACTACGGCGGCTTGTTGCCGCTGATTGGCGCCGATCCGGCCACCGGCAAAACCGTGTTGCTGGTGAACAGCCAGAACTGGCACGACTACCTGACGCTGGATAACTTCGCGCGCTTCTTTCAGGAAGCGGTGTACGTCGAGTTGTTCATCAAGTCATTCGGTTATGCCGCGCTGACCACGCTACTGTGCCTGGGCATGTCTTACCCGCTGGCGTGGCTGATTGCCCGCAGCCCGAAGAAATGGCGTGACTTGCTGGTGCTGCTGGTGATCTTGCCGTTCTGGAGCAACTTCCTGATCCGCGTGTATGCCTGGATGATTATCCTGGGGCCACAAGGCTACTTTGCCAAAGTGGTGAACATGGCATTGGGCTGGATCGGCATCGCGCCGCAGCAGTTTCTGTTTACGCCGTTTGCCGTGATCATCGTGCTGGTTTATGTGCATCTGCCGTTTATGGTGCTGCC
This genomic interval from Silvimonas soli contains the following:
- a CDS encoding ABC transporter permease; this encodes MARSKNLAKWLISGPPLLYLIFFFAIPTALMAFAAFRFPGDYGGLLPLIGADPATGKTVLLVNSQNWHDYLTLDNFARFFQEAVYVELFIKSFGYAALTTLLCLGMSYPLAWLIARSPKKWRDLLVLLVILPFWSNFLIRVYAWMIILGPQGYFAKVVNMALGWIGIAPQQFLFTPFAVIIVLVYVHLPFMVLPLYANLEKHDMALLDAAQDLGASRWQRFWKVTWPLSLPGVYAGAALVFIPALGIFAVPDLVGGTDGIMIGNLIKQQFLDSRDWPFGSVLSIMLTLSVLLMAGFMTMLGRGGKRNAL